Proteins from a genomic interval of Clostridium sp. M62/1:
- a CDS encoding sigma 54-interacting transcriptional regulator: MIRFALAVPCHNFISDAFEIFKQHNEMGRAYDLEDYSMEEVIVTEETVGMVKIDADVIITRGLLAEILKSIQGDIPVVEIAVPATDTLRVVLKCIEAFHARKVGIIASHNMVMGAAEIQDFLDIPLETYILTQDWNGPKLVDQAVREGCDAIVGGVNTCSYASSINVPNLFIPTGHDSFWQGITAAKRAAAISRTEQEKTSRIHVLLNASKEGLLSIDSLRYIRMVNHSARKILHISESITGMKVMDAPFPREFKKLLLEDTACTNEIFKYGDMMLNVTKYPVMVQNSNMGIVVSFQNISDIMDLENDIRRKIHSKGHVAKAHFDDIVGESPAIRSTIQTAQKYSRTDSNILLIGQSGTGKELFAQSIHNHSMRKDGPFVAVNCAAIPENLLESELFGYTAGAFTGAQKGGKPGYFELAHNGTLFLDEIGEIPLKFQAKLLRAIQEREIMRLGSDRTISVNIRIIAATNRNLEQLVREGEFREDLFYRLDVLRIEIPFLENRREDIPLLARGWLLKHAPGTELSDDACRLLSQAEWNGNIRQLFNICERLSVLCSGSLIAGKDVRNVLPTLPQEPGSPALPLPAEPSLPPAAPFRSAEEDSPKDSERETILKALEICRYSRSRAAALLGISRSTLWRKMKEFNL, encoded by the coding sequence ATGATTCGCTTTGCCCTGGCAGTTCCCTGCCACAATTTTATCAGCGATGCCTTTGAAATTTTTAAACAGCACAATGAGATGGGAAGAGCCTATGATCTGGAAGATTATTCCATGGAAGAGGTGATTGTCACAGAAGAAACGGTGGGAATGGTGAAAATTGACGCAGATGTGATAATTACCAGAGGACTTCTGGCTGAAATACTGAAGAGCATTCAGGGAGATATACCGGTTGTGGAGATCGCCGTTCCGGCCACCGACACTCTCCGGGTGGTACTCAAGTGCATCGAAGCCTTTCACGCCCGCAAGGTAGGCATTATCGCCTCACACAACATGGTCATGGGGGCTGCGGAGATTCAGGATTTTCTCGATATTCCGTTAGAAACCTATATTCTGACACAGGACTGGAACGGCCCCAAGCTGGTCGATCAGGCGGTCAGGGAGGGGTGTGACGCCATCGTAGGCGGTGTGAACACCTGCAGCTATGCCTCCAGCATCAATGTACCAAATCTGTTTATTCCCACCGGCCACGATTCCTTCTGGCAGGGGATCACGGCAGCCAAGCGCGCTGCCGCCATCAGCCGGACAGAGCAGGAGAAGACAAGCCGCATCCACGTTCTTCTGAACGCCTCCAAGGAAGGGCTTTTATCCATCGACAGCCTCAGATACATCCGCATGGTCAACCATTCTGCCAGAAAGATCCTGCACATCTCAGAGTCCATCACAGGGATGAAGGTCATGGATGCCCCCTTTCCCCGGGAATTTAAAAAGCTGCTGCTGGAGGATACGGCCTGCACCAACGAAATTTTTAAATACGGCGATATGATGCTCAATGTCACCAAATACCCCGTCATGGTCCAAAACTCCAATATGGGTATTGTGGTGAGCTTCCAGAACATCAGCGACATTATGGATCTGGAAAATGACATCCGGCGAAAGATTCACAGCAAGGGACATGTGGCCAAGGCCCATTTTGACGATATTGTCGGAGAGTCCCCGGCGATCCGCTCCACCATCCAGACTGCGCAGAAATACAGCCGCACAGATTCCAATATTCTTCTGATCGGCCAGAGCGGGACGGGCAAGGAGCTGTTCGCCCAGAGTATCCACAATCACAGCATGCGAAAAGACGGCCCCTTTGTGGCTGTCAACTGCGCTGCCATACCGGAAAATCTGCTTGAAAGTGAGCTGTTCGGCTACACTGCCGGCGCCTTTACAGGAGCGCAGAAGGGCGGAAAGCCCGGCTACTTTGAGCTGGCACACAACGGCACTCTCTTCCTCGACGAGATCGGAGAGATTCCTCTCAAATTTCAGGCGAAGCTGCTGCGGGCTATCCAGGAGCGGGAGATTATGAGGCTTGGAAGCGACCGCACGATTTCTGTGAATATCCGCATCATAGCCGCCACCAACCGGAATCTGGAACAGCTGGTGAGAGAGGGGGAATTCCGGGAGGATCTCTTTTACCGGCTGGATGTGCTGCGCATTGAGATCCCCTTTCTGGAAAACAGAAGGGAGGATATTCCCCTTCTGGCCCGGGGATGGCTCCTGAAACATGCCCCCGGCACGGAGCTGTCCGACGATGCCTGCCGCCTCTTGTCCCAGGCTGAATGGAACGGGAACATCCGGCAGCTTTTCAATATCTGTGAACGCCTCTCCGTCCTCTGCAGCGGAAGCCTTATCGCCGGGAAGGATGTGAGAAATGTGCTGCCAACGCTCCCGCAGGAGCCAGGTTCCCCCGCTCTTCCCCTTCCGGCTGAGCCTTCCCTCCCGCCGGCTGCCCCATTCAGATCTGCAGAAGAAGACAGCCCCAAAGACAGTGAGCGGGAGACCATCCTGAAAGCCCTGGAAATATGCCGCTACAGCCGCTCCAGAGCTGCCGCCCTTCTGGGAATCAGCCGTTCCACTCTGTGGAGGAAAATGAAAGAATTCAATCTTTAA
- a CDS encoding NAD(P)-dependent oxidoreductase, whose amino-acid sequence MDRAVRSGNFAVRNQRPTMELSGKVLGIAGFGRIGRLVAQKAGDGLGMEIAAYDPYVKEAKGARMTETLEELLEVSDFVSIHMPSTEETRGMFGMEQFKRMKGTAWLINAARGGTCKGKGADRCAESGGDCRSSPRRL is encoded by the coding sequence ATGGACCGGGCGGTCAGGAGCGGAAATTTTGCTGTGAGAAACCAGAGACCCACGATGGAGCTGTCCGGAAAGGTTCTGGGAATTGCGGGATTTGGAAGAATCGGAAGACTGGTGGCCCAAAAAGCGGGAGACGGACTGGGTATGGAGATTGCGGCCTATGATCCCTATGTGAAGGAGGCAAAAGGGGCCAGAATGACAGAAACTCTGGAGGAGCTTCTGGAAGTCTCAGATTTTGTCAGTATCCATATGCCGTCCACAGAGGAAACGAGAGGCATGTTTGGGATGGAACAGTTTAAAAGAATGAAGGGCACCGCCTGGCTGATCAACGCAGCGAGGGGGGGAACTTGTAAAGGAAAAGGAGCTGATCGGTGCGCTGAGTCAGGGGGTGATTGCCGGAGCAGCCCTCGACGTCTTTGA
- a CDS encoding Ldh family oxidoreductase — protein MKQRMESTQREKLMRGRADWKVKHEVRVEAGYLESFVRELFEKAGMERGDAQFHAEALVQTDLWGISSHGCMRVPAYFERMRNGAINVRPNVRKVSGEGAFEVLDADAGAGFIAGKRAMERAMELAKKYHIAAVGVRNSNHFGAGAVYARMAAKEGMAGIAMTNVLPLVTAPGASRPVTGNNPIAVAIPTYGDFPFCLDMALSKVAGGKLTLAIKRGEKIPMDWATDEEGRPTDDPEKAFKGFLLPVGGYKGLGLAYVVDILSGVVTGGVFSHQMKSMYAQPTEPSLTGHFFVAVDIDAVIDREQMKQRMGEYFRRIKETPMWEEGAEMLLPGELEYRKEKERRENGIPVPVKTYEELLELKKTWGLQAELPEKQN, from the coding sequence ATGAAACAGAGGATGGAGAGTACGCAGAGGGAGAAGCTGATGAGAGGGAGGGCAGATTGGAAAGTGAAGCATGAGGTAAGGGTGGAGGCCGGATATCTTGAATCCTTTGTAAGGGAGCTGTTCGAGAAGGCCGGCATGGAGAGAGGGGATGCACAGTTTCACGCAGAGGCTCTCGTACAAACTGATTTGTGGGGAATTTCTTCCCACGGCTGCATGAGGGTTCCGGCCTATTTCGAGAGAATGAGAAACGGGGCAATCAATGTGAGGCCGAATGTGAGAAAGGTATCCGGCGAGGGCGCCTTTGAGGTTCTGGATGCAGACGCAGGGGCGGGATTTATCGCCGGGAAGCGGGCCATGGAGAGAGCCATGGAACTGGCGAAAAAATATCATATTGCCGCGGTTGGGGTGAGGAACAGCAACCACTTCGGCGCCGGAGCGGTTTATGCCAGGATGGCTGCGAAGGAAGGCATGGCGGGAATTGCCATGACCAATGTGCTTCCCCTTGTGACGGCGCCGGGGGCTTCAAGGCCGGTGACAGGGAACAATCCCATAGCCGTCGCAATTCCCACCTATGGGGACTTTCCTTTCTGTCTGGATATGGCGCTCTCGAAGGTGGCCGGGGGGAAACTGACTCTGGCGATCAAGAGAGGGGAAAAAATTCCCATGGACTGGGCCACGGATGAGGAGGGCAGACCTACCGATGATCCGGAAAAAGCCTTTAAGGGCTTTCTGCTCCCCGTGGGAGGCTACAAGGGACTGGGACTTGCCTATGTGGTGGATATTCTGTCCGGTGTTGTCACAGGAGGAGTGTTCTCCCATCAGATGAAGAGCATGTACGCTCAGCCCACGGAACCAAGCCTGACAGGTCACTTTTTTGTCGCAGTTGATATTGATGCGGTGATTGACCGGGAGCAGATGAAACAGCGGATGGGAGAGTACTTCCGAAGGATCAAGGAAACTCCCATGTGGGAGGAGGGGGCCGAGATGCTTCTTCCGGGAGAGCTGGAATACAGGAAGGAAAAGGAACGCAGGGAGAACGGAATACCGGTTCCGGTTAAGACGTATGAGGAGCTTCTGGAACTGAAAAAGACCTGGGGACTTCAGGCAGAACTTCCTGAAAAACAGAATTAA
- the dctP gene encoding TRAP transporter substrate-binding protein DctP, whose protein sequence is MKRFFAGLLVVGMMGTVLTGCKSQGTDSASGNAAADASGTDTTVLVLANSAPASEDNHMYQYCEKFKELVEEKVGVKFLSWGVNGFRHFCNNIRPVKSPEDIRGLKVRTMENKIHMEAFSALGADPTPMGTGELYTALQQGTVDGMEGPLTWILPSKYNEVQKYMSLTSHFYAPSAALMNQAKFDGLPEDVRTILEESAEEAESYQLQFCRDIDKQMAEEAAEAGMEVIPESELDMDGFREAVQSVYDAHPEYAQILQKIKETE, encoded by the coding sequence ATGAAGCGTTTTTTTGCGGGACTTCTGGTAGTTGGAATGATGGGAACAGTTTTGACAGGATGCAAAAGCCAGGGAACGGATTCTGCTTCCGGAAATGCAGCGGCAGATGCATCGGGGACAGATACAACCGTTCTGGTGCTGGCAAATTCAGCGCCGGCCAGCGAAGACAACCACATGTACCAGTACTGTGAAAAGTTTAAAGAGCTGGTAGAGGAAAAAGTGGGAGTAAAATTCTTATCCTGGGGCGTAAACGGTTTCAGACATTTCTGCAACAATATCCGCCCGGTGAAATCGCCGGAAGATATCAGGGGACTGAAGGTGAGAACCATGGAAAATAAAATCCATATGGAAGCCTTTTCAGCACTGGGAGCAGACCCGACTCCTATGGGAACAGGAGAACTTTATACTGCCCTCCAGCAGGGAACCGTGGATGGGATGGAGGGGCCGCTGACCTGGATTCTGCCCAGTAAATACAATGAGGTTCAGAAATATATGTCACTGACCAGCCATTTCTATGCCCCGTCAGCAGCACTTATGAATCAGGCGAAGTTTGACGGCCTTCCGGAAGACGTCAGGACCATACTGGAGGAGAGCGCAGAGGAGGCGGAAAGCTACCAGCTTCAGTTCTGCCGTGATATTGACAAGCAGATGGCAGAGGAGGCGGCAGAAGCCGGAATGGAGGTAATTCCGGAATCAGAGCTTGATATGGATGGATTCCGGGAGGCCGTTCAGAGCGTTTATGACGCCCATCCGGAGTATGCACAGATCCTTCAGAAAATTAAGGAAACAGAGTAA
- a CDS encoding GH25 family lysozyme — protein sequence MKKKLPFAALTMAGILGASVWLQPLTAYAAAWERSGNVYEMPDGSPITGVFRRGIDVSHWQQDVDWNQVAADDVDFVMLGTRYKGEVDPNFRKNADAAYAAGVELGAYIYSYATSVEMAEQEADFILDLVKDYPISYPIAFDAEDAGTLGTLPPEQVSQIINAFCKKIEDAGYHSMVYANEYWLNNKIDRDSLDYDVWVARYNVMYTYDSPAIWQATNTGSVNGIAGNVDIDFQFKDYSSVIPADTWREIGQNRYYYQNYVMQKDAWIHDGNGWYYMNSSGNPAKGWQEFHDGTYYLEEPDGRMAEGWRELDQNYYYFNSSGRMTTGWQDVGGTWYYMDSEGHMQTGWQDIDGKRYYLNSSGAMLSGWQDIDGARYYLNASGAMQTGWQQLDGTWYYLGEDGKRRTDWQQVGESWYYLDGEGRMLTGWQDIGGSRYYLNGSGAMLTGWQDIEGARYYLNSSGAMLSGWQDIDGSRYYLGTDGRMAAGWQDIDGGRYYLGTDGRMATGWQDIDGGRYYLGTDGRMVTGWQQLDGTWYYLNSDGRMATGWKKSGETWYYLNSEGQMQTGWIEVDGALYYLNESGAMAVNTILDRNGVKYQADGSGACTEVPADSAAGDTAQSTEQAAPSDSGQQSGPAGPASDF from the coding sequence ATGAAGAAAAAATTACCTTTCGCGGCTCTGACGATGGCCGGGATTCTGGGAGCCTCTGTGTGGCTTCAGCCGCTGACGGCTTATGCGGCTGCCTGGGAGCGCTCCGGAAATGTGTATGAGATGCCGGACGGCTCCCCGATCACAGGCGTATTCCGAAGAGGAATTGACGTATCTCACTGGCAGCAGGATGTGGACTGGAACCAGGTAGCTGCTGACGATGTGGATTTCGTTATGCTGGGAACCAGATACAAGGGAGAGGTAGATCCCAATTTCAGGAAAAATGCAGACGCAGCCTATGCAGCCGGTGTGGAGCTGGGAGCCTATATCTACTCCTACGCCACCAGCGTGGAGATGGCTGAGCAGGAGGCTGACTTTATTCTGGATTTGGTGAAGGACTATCCGATTTCCTACCCGATTGCCTTCGATGCGGAGGATGCGGGAACGCTGGGCACACTTCCACCGGAGCAGGTCAGCCAGATTATCAATGCGTTCTGCAAAAAGATTGAGGATGCCGGCTATCATTCCATGGTTTATGCCAACGAGTACTGGCTGAACAATAAAATTGACAGGGATTCCCTCGATTATGATGTGTGGGTTGCCCGGTACAATGTGATGTATACTTATGACAGTCCGGCGATCTGGCAGGCCACAAACACTGGCTCTGTAAACGGCATTGCCGGAAATGTGGATATCGATTTCCAGTTTAAGGATTACTCCTCTGTTATTCCGGCTGACACGTGGAGAGAGATTGGCCAAAACCGGTATTACTATCAGAATTATGTGATGCAGAAGGACGCCTGGATTCACGATGGCAATGGCTGGTATTACATGAACAGCTCGGGAAACCCGGCCAAGGGCTGGCAGGAATTTCATGACGGAACCTACTATCTGGAGGAGCCGGACGGAAGGATGGCTGAAGGCTGGAGAGAGCTTGACCAGAACTATTACTATTTTAACAGTTCCGGCCGTATGACCACAGGCTGGCAGGATGTGGGCGGAACCTGGTACTATATGGACAGCGAGGGCCATATGCAGACAGGCTGGCAGGACATCGACGGAAAGCGCTATTATCTGAACTCCTCGGGAGCCATGCTTTCAGGCTGGCAGGATATCGACGGAGCGCGCTATTATCTGAACGCTTCCGGTGCCATGCAGACGGGCTGGCAGCAACTTGACGGAACCTGGTACTATCTGGGCGAAGACGGAAAGAGAAGGACAGACTGGCAGCAGGTGGGAGAGAGCTGGTATTATCTGGACGGCGAGGGACGGATGCTCACAGGCTGGCAGGACATCGGCGGGTCCCGCTACTATCTGAACGGTTCCGGGGCTATGCTTACAGGCTGGCAGGATATCGAAGGGGCACGCTATTATCTGAACAGTTCGGGAGCCATGCTTTCAGGCTGGCAGGATATTGACGGAAGCCGGTATTATCTTGGAACAGACGGGCGCATGGCAGCGGGCTGGCAGGACATTGACGGAGGCCGGTATTATCTCGGAACAGACGGGCGCATGGCGACGGGCTGGCAGGATATTGACGGAGGCCGGTACTATCTCGGAACAGACGGGCGCATGGTGACGGGCTGGCAGCAGCTTGACGGAACCTGGTATTATCTTAACAGCGACGGGCGTATGGCGACAGGCTGGAAGAAATCAGGTGAAACCTGGTATTATCTGAACTCTGAGGGCCAAATGCAGACGGGCTGGATTGAGGTGGACGGAGCGCTGTACTATCTGAATGAATCCGGTGCCATGGCGGTGAACACAATCCTGGACAGAAATGGCGTGAAGTATCAGGCCGACGGCAGCGGAGCCTGCACAGAGGTTCCGGCAGACAGTGCCGCAGGAGATACCGCTCAGAGTACAGAACAGGCAGCGCCTTCAGACTCCGGCCAGCAGAGCGGGCCAGCAGGTCCGGCCTCTGATTTCTGA
- a CDS encoding NAD(P)-dependent oxidoreductase: MIAGAALDVFEKEPPKKDSGLFQLENVILSPHNAALTKEAMERMAVTAAKAVDDVLSGRKPQFVVAEGK; encoded by the coding sequence GTGATTGCCGGAGCAGCCCTCGACGTCTTTGAGAAGGAGCCGCCAAAAAAGGACAGCGGACTGTTTCAGCTGGAAAATGTGATTTTATCGCCCCACAATGCGGCGCTCACAAAAGAGGCCATGGAGCGTATGGCCGTGACGGCGGCAAAGGCAGTGGATGACGTGCTGTCAGGCAGAAAGCCGCAGTTTGTGGTGGCAGAAGGGAAGTAA
- a CDS encoding alpha/beta hydrolase has translation MEIVNYLGEQAASGSQIFFDIYTEEEKAQDLKKENTGLFFFRGEPGGKTAICSAGGGFVYVGAMQDSFPHALELSKNGYNAFALIYRPGAQTACEDLARAIAFLHNHAEELEIDMTDYSLWGGSAGARMAAWLGSYGTQSFGEQEYPRPAAVIMQYTGLSEVTGNEPPTYNCVGTRDGIASYRIMEDRISRIKEQGTDAEIQVFEGLHHGFGLGEGTTAEGWINRAIAFWERQM, from the coding sequence GTGGAGATTGTAAATTATCTGGGAGAACAGGCCGCCTCCGGCAGTCAGATCTTTTTTGACATCTACACGGAAGAGGAAAAAGCACAGGATCTCAAAAAGGAAAATACCGGCCTGTTTTTCTTCCGCGGAGAGCCGGGCGGCAAGACGGCAATCTGCAGTGCGGGAGGAGGCTTTGTCTATGTAGGAGCCATGCAGGACAGTTTTCCTCATGCGCTGGAGTTGTCGAAAAACGGCTACAATGCCTTTGCGCTGATCTATCGTCCCGGTGCGCAGACTGCCTGTGAGGATCTGGCTCGCGCCATTGCTTTTCTCCATAATCACGCAGAGGAACTGGAGATTGATATGACGGATTACTCTCTGTGGGGCGGTTCTGCCGGCGCAAGAATGGCAGCGTGGCTTGGCTCCTATGGAACTCAAAGCTTCGGAGAACAGGAGTATCCCCGCCCGGCTGCCGTGATTATGCAGTACACGGGACTGTCTGAGGTAACCGGAAATGAGCCGCCGACCTATAACTGTGTGGGAACCAGAGACGGCATTGCATCTTACCGCATTATGGAAGACCGGATAAGCAGGATCAAAGAGCAGGGTACGGACGCCGAAATCCAGGTGTTTGAGGGACTCCACCACGGCTTTGGATTGGGAGAAGGAACCACAGCAGAAGGGTGGATTAACCGCGCCATCGCCTTCTGGGAGAGGCAAATGTAG
- a CDS encoding flavodoxin gives MQAATGADLFSIQTSVDYPGDIDELIDYASSEQEEDVRPELTSHIENLDDYDTVFIGYPLWWYDLPQVMDSFFDEYDFSGKTLIPFDVHNGSRLSDTVETIQELEPDARVITDGFAISQSTVAEETESVAEEVSSWLQGLRN, from the coding sequence ATGCAGGCAGCAACCGGCGCAGATCTGTTCTCGATTCAGACGTCGGTGGATTATCCCGGAGATATTGATGAATTAATCGACTATGCCTCTTCTGAGCAGGAAGAAGATGTGAGGCCGGAACTGACCTCTCACATTGAGAATCTGGATGATTATGACACGGTTTTTATTGGCTATCCCCTGTGGTGGTATGATCTTCCCCAGGTGATGGACAGCTTCTTTGATGAATATGATTTCTCGGGAAAAACACTCATTCCCTTTGATGTTCATAATGGCAGCCGGCTTTCTGATACTGTGGAAACCATTCAGGAATTAGAACCGGATGCCCGGGTTATCACAGATGGTTTTGCCATAAGTCAAAGCACTGTGGCAGAGGAGACTGAGAGTGTGGCAGAAGAAGTGAGCAGCTGGCTTCAGGGACTTCGGAACTAA
- a CDS encoding HpcH/HpaI aldolase family protein — translation MLRQNEIFYNKVKWLLKERKRTVGAWLQAGSPITAEVLGKAGFDFLMVDMEHGPGDILTLISQLQAIAKFDVAPFARAPWNDPVAIKRMLDAGLYGILIPYVSTRQEAEEAVKACKYPLEGIRGIAPSPRAGGYGMNGNHYLENANEQIVVMTAMETPEAAENIGEIVKVSGLDGIFIGPMDLATSMGHFCNPKHPEVQEAIGKIERTVLASDKFLGTVAGDFEAAKKLYERGYTYVVVMSDTTSLGKLALENVQKFRKEYPER, via the coding sequence ATGCTCAGACAAAATGAAATTTTCTACAATAAGGTAAAATGGCTCCTAAAAGAGCGCAAGAGAACCGTGGGGGCCTGGCTTCAGGCGGGAAGCCCCATCACGGCAGAGGTTCTGGGAAAAGCTGGATTTGATTTCCTGATGGTTGACATGGAACACGGGCCGGGAGATATTCTGACGCTGATCTCCCAGCTGCAGGCCATCGCCAAGTTCGACGTGGCCCCCTTTGCCAGGGCTCCATGGAATGATCCGGTAGCTATCAAGAGGATGCTGGACGCAGGACTTTACGGAATTCTGATTCCCTATGTCAGTACAAGACAGGAGGCAGAAGAGGCAGTTAAGGCCTGCAAATATCCGCTTGAGGGGATCCGGGGGATTGCCCCAAGCCCCAGGGCAGGGGGATACGGGATGAATGGAAATCATTATCTCGAGAATGCCAACGAGCAGATTGTGGTCATGACGGCAATGGAGACGCCGGAGGCGGCAGAAAATATCGGAGAGATTGTCAAGGTCAGCGGGCTGGACGGTATTTTTATCGGTCCTATGGACCTGGCCACTTCCATGGGTCACTTCTGTAATCCGAAGCATCCGGAGGTACAGGAGGCGATCGGGAAGATTGAGAGAACGGTTCTCGCCTCAGACAAATTCCTGGGAACGGTGGCAGGAGACTTTGAGGCGGCGAAAAAGCTCTATGAGAGGGGATACACCTATGTGGTGGTCATGTCAGATACCACAAGTCTTGGAAAACTGGCCCTGGAAAATGTCCAGAAATTCAGGAAAGAGTACCCGGAGCGGTGA
- a CDS encoding D-3-phosphoglycerate dehydrogenase: MKQKVLLPQDIAKPGRDYLLERGYELKMGRGISEELIAEDVRGCSAIIARLGAFGKRVIEAEPGLRVIARHGAGYDNIDIEAAKQAGIWVTFDPVSNGNAWQNTASPCFLPVGRTCPLWTGRSGAEILL, encoded by the coding sequence ATGAAACAGAAAGTATTGCTTCCCCAGGATATTGCAAAGCCGGGAAGAGATTACCTGCTGGAGAGAGGCTATGAGCTGAAAATGGGGCGGGGAATTTCTGAGGAACTGATTGCAGAGGACGTAAGAGGGTGCAGCGCCATCATTGCAAGGCTGGGAGCCTTTGGGAAGCGTGTGATAGAGGCAGAGCCGGGCCTTCGGGTAATCGCCAGGCACGGGGCCGGATACGACAACATAGATATTGAGGCGGCGAAGCAGGCGGGAATCTGGGTGACCTTTGATCCCGTTTCCAATGGAAACGCGTGGCAGAACACTGCATCGCCCTGCTTCTTGCCTGTGGGAAGAACCTGCCCGTTATGGACCGGGCGGTCAGGAGCGGAAATTTTGCTGTGA
- a CDS encoding TRAP transporter small permease has translation MRAYICFMDHLNRAVKLILAALLTAMSLVIIIQVIYRGLKMSLPWSEEFSRYVMIYIVFLGTGYAVRYDLLMSVKILWEHVPEKAVKGLSILVNLLMAAFFLLLIVQGIKILGTVGNQTSPAMLLPMSVPYGAMPVGGALMFLNSLAVIAEDIVGKEG, from the coding sequence GTGAGAGCGTATATTTGCTTTATGGATCACCTCAACAGAGCGGTAAAATTAATTCTGGCTGCTCTTCTGACTGCCATGAGCCTTGTGATTATTATCCAGGTGATTTACAGGGGACTGAAAATGTCCCTTCCCTGGTCAGAAGAGTTTTCCAGATATGTGATGATTTATATCGTATTTCTGGGAACAGGATATGCAGTGCGCTATGATCTTTTAATGTCAGTCAAAATCCTCTGGGAACATGTTCCTGAGAAGGCAGTCAAGGGGCTTTCGATTCTTGTAAACCTGCTGATGGCAGCATTCTTTCTTCTCCTTATTGTGCAGGGCATCAAAATATTAGGAACAGTGGGAAATCAGACATCGCCGGCTATGCTGCTGCCCATGTCTGTTCCCTATGGCGCCATGCCGGTGGGAGGAGCGCTGATGTTCTTAAACAGCCTTGCGGTGATAGCGGAAGATATTGTGGGGAAGGAGGGGTGA
- a CDS encoding TRAP transporter large permease — MAGILFVGMLVLFILGVPIAAGIGMAAAGFLAFLTDLPLTVVPQRLFTTSDSFPLMAIPFFVLSGALMESGGISKRLIHLADAFVGHKTGGLAMVVIITSMFFAAISGSSAATVTAVGVILIPAMIQKGYSRSFSASVQACSGQMGVIIPPSIPMVIYGVATGVSIGDMFKAGVLPGILMGVSLIGLSYMICKKRGYRGNERKATAKEKMHAFTEAIWAIFMPVIILGGVYSGLFTPTEAAAVAAGYSFLVGKFIYKDLKLKDLPEVIGNAAVTTATIMFLVATAGLLAWLMGRLNVPQQVAQMFTTFAHNRVIFLLIVNVLLFFVGMFFDAGPAIIILAPLLSPIATAFGIDLIHFGIIMVVNLAIGYCTPPVGINLFLSCQIAGIKLEEMMKDVLKFLVVLVIDVLIISFVPFLSLALI, encoded by the coding sequence ATGGCTGGAATATTATTTGTTGGAATGCTGGTTTTGTTTATTCTCGGAGTTCCGATTGCAGCAGGAATCGGCATGGCTGCGGCTGGCTTTCTGGCGTTTCTGACCGATCTTCCGCTTACCGTAGTGCCCCAGAGGCTTTTTACGACTTCTGATTCATTTCCTCTGATGGCAATTCCATTCTTCGTACTGTCGGGAGCTTTGATGGAGTCGGGAGGAATCTCAAAACGTCTGATTCATCTGGCTGATGCCTTTGTGGGACATAAGACAGGCGGACTGGCCATGGTGGTGATTATAACCTCTATGTTTTTCGCGGCTATTTCAGGCTCCAGCGCAGCCACTGTGACAGCAGTGGGCGTTATCCTGATTCCCGCAATGATTCAGAAAGGATACAGCCGGAGCTTCTCGGCCTCGGTTCAGGCCTGTTCTGGGCAGATGGGGGTTATCATTCCGCCCAGTATCCCCATGGTTATCTACGGGGTGGCGACAGGCGTGTCAATCGGTGATATGTTTAAGGCCGGAGTCCTTCCTGGAATTCTGATGGGTGTATCGCTGATTGGGCTGTCCTACATGATCTGCAAAAAAAGAGGATACAGAGGAAACGAAAGAAAGGCCACGGCCAAGGAGAAAATGCATGCCTTTACAGAAGCAATCTGGGCCATTTTCATGCCGGTCATTATCCTGGGGGGAGTCTACTCAGGCCTGTTTACGCCTACAGAGGCTGCGGCAGTGGCGGCCGGATATTCGTTCCTGGTGGGAAAATTTATCTATAAGGATTTAAAGCTGAAGGATCTTCCGGAAGTGATAGGAAACGCGGCTGTTACAACGGCAACAATCATGTTTCTGGTGGCGACGGCGGGGCTTCTGGCATGGCTGATGGGACGTCTGAATGTGCCCCAGCAGGTGGCCCAGATGTTTACCACCTTTGCCCACAACAGAGTCATATTCCTTCTGATTGTCAATGTGCTTCTGTTCTTTGTGGGAATGTTTTTCGACGCAGGGCCTGCCATTATTATTCTGGCGCCTCTTCTTTCCCCGATTGCGACGGCATTTGGAATCGATCTGATCCACTTTGGAATTATTATGGTTGTGAATCTGGCCATCGGCTATTGCACTCCGCCAGTGGGGATCAACCTGTTCTTATCCTGCCAGATTGCGGGGATCAAGCTGGAAGAGATGATGAAGGATGTGCTTAAATTCCTCGTAGTGCTTGTGATAGATGTGCTGATCATCAGTTTTGTTCCGTTTTTATCCCTGGCGCTTATTTAA